In the genome of Nocardioides sp. NBC_00368, the window TCGCGGGTGCCATCGGTCCGCACCCCGAGCTGCTCGCGTTCGCGTTCCTGGCGCTGCTGGCGGTCCCGCTCGCGTTCATCGATGTCGCGGTCCACCGGTTGCCCGACCGGCTGACGCTGCGGGCGTACCCGATCCTCGCGGGCCTGCTCGCGGTCGCGGCTCTCGCCTCCGGCGAGCCGCACCGGCTTCTCGGCGTCCTCGCCGGTGGGGCGGTGGCCGGGCTGGGCTACCTGGCCCTGGTGCTGATCCGCCCCGACCAGCTCGGCCTCGGCGATGCGAAGCTGGCCGGTCTGCTCGGCCTCGCCCTCGGCTGGTGGGGGCTGTCCGCGGTCGTGCTGGCGTGCGCTCTGGCCTTCGTGCTCTCCGGGATCCTCGGTCTGGCGCTGCTGCTGACCAGACGGGTGAAGCTCGACTCCGCCCTGCCGCTGGGACCGTTCCTGGTGGCCGGCGCGTTCGCGGTGCTGCTCGGGACGACCGGCTGGTAGTCAGCCCTCGTGGGCCGAAACAGACCCGCGCCTCCTTCCGATCCCGCTCTCCTCCTGCACATTTTCGTCGTTTGTGGCACCGTTGTCATGAGGAGGGACCACTCGAAGGGGGTCGCGAGACGGAACCATCAGCTGAGCACGCGGACACCAGCGCGAGCGCGGATCCCCTCTCTGACCTCGTCGATCGCGCCACGGTCCTGCTCCACGATGCTGCGGCGGACTCGGACGACGTTGCGGAGTTCGTCGAGGATGTCGCGCGGCTCGACCCCGAAGCCGTGCGCCGGGAACTCGGACCGGGGGAGGGGCCGTACTCGGCCCTGGTGAAGCACGCGCGGTCGGTGGTGGTTCGGATCGGTCTCGACGGGACGTGGTCGGTGCTCTCCGACGCGATCATCGAGACGCTCGGCTATCCGCCCGACATCGAGCTGCCCTCCGGCCTGCGGGACTCGGTCCACCCTGACGACGTCGACACCGCCGCGGATGCGCTGCGGGCCGTGCGCGCCCGCGAGCTGCCGGCGGCTCGGATCGACATCAGGGTGCTCGCCGCCGACGGTCGATGGCGGGAGATGGACACCGTGTTCTACGACATGACCGATGTCGAAGGGGTACATGCCGTCATCGCGTACGCGCTCGATGTGACCGACCAGCGGGCCGCCGAGCGCCGTTCCCGGACCGAAGGAAAGCGGCTCCGGGCGCTCGTGCGGCAGCTCGACGCCGCGGTCCTGGTGGAGGACGAGGACGGCCGGACGGTGCTGGCCAACGAGACGTTCGCGCGGGTCTTCGGACGCACGAGCGCCGAGGATTGGGCAGGCGTCGACCGCACGGAGATCCTCGGTGCGGTGGCCCGGCGCTGCCGCGAGCGAGCCACGGTGCGTGCTCAGCTGGACGACATCGCGACCCTCCGCAAGGCCTGCCTGGGCTACGCCCTCGAGCTGGTGAACGGCCGCTGTCTCAGCCTGGACTTCGTGCCGATCCACGACGGTGACACCGACCTGGGTGCGCTGTGGTACTTCCGAGACGTCACCGAGATCGCCACCACGCAGCACGAGCTCCGGGAGCGGAACCGGGTGCTGACCGAGGCGGCCGAGCTGAAGAACCACTTCGTGGCCGCCGTCTCCCACGAGCTGCGTACGCCGCTGACGGCGGTGGCCAGCTTCACCGAGATGCTGCGCGACCCTGCCTCCGGTTCGCTCACGGAGAGACAGCGGACCGCCGTCGACGCCGTCGTACGCAATGCTGAGCGGCTGACGAGGCTCGTCGACGATCTGCAGCTGATCACCCAGCTCGAGCGGCACACGCTCCCGATCCACGAGTCAGCCGTCGACGTGTCCGAGCTGGTGCGCCTGGCGGTCGAAGACCACCGACCCGAGGCGGATCGGGGCGGACTGACACTGACCGCCGACATCGCCGACGGTCCACCGCTGACCGGCGACCCGACTCGTCTGCGCCAGGTGCTCGACAACCTGCTGAGCAACGCCGTGAAGTTCACGATGCCCCAGGGTTCGGTGGCGGTCCGGGCAGGGTGCGAGGGGTCCCGGTGGACGATCGAGGTGACCGACACCGGCATCGGGATTCCGGACGAGGAGGTGCCCGCCGTCACCGACACCTTCATCCGGGGCTCGAACGCCGTCCGGCGGCGGCTGTCGGGCAGCGGGCTCGGTCTGGCGATCTGCAAGACGATCACCGAGCTGCACCACGGATCACTCGCGGTCGAGAGCACCGAAGACCGCGGCACGACTGTGCGAATGGCCGTCCCGCTGAAGCGGGAGGCTCGATGACCAGGATCCTCGCCATCGAGGACGAGCCGGACATCGCGCTCGCCCTACGGATGCTGTTCGAGCGCGGCGGCTACGGCTTCGAGCTGGCGACCAACGGCCGGGTCGGGCTCCGCACGGTGCACGATGTGCGCCCGGACCTGGTGGTTCTGGACGTGGGGCTGCCCGAGATGGACGGCTGGACCGTGCTCGAGCGGGTGCGCGACTTCGCCGACGTACCGATCCTGATGCTGACCGCCCACGGCGAGGAGTCGGAGAAGGTCCGCGGCCTCCGTGGCGGCGCCGACGACTACCTCACCAAGCCGTTCAACAACAACGAGCTGCTGGCCCGTGTCGAGGCGCTGCTGCGTCGTGCGCGGGCGACCGGGCGAACGGCGGACCGCATCGGGTCGGGGGTGTACGACGACGGTGTCGTCCGCATCGATCGCCGGATCCGTCAGGTCGAGGTCGAGGGACGACCGGTCGACCTCACGCGCACCGAGTTCCGGCTGCTCAACGTGCTGGTCCAGCACGCCGGCGCCGTACTCTCGCCGAGCCAGCTGCTGGAGCAGGTGTGGGACGACCCGACCGGGATCGCGCCGGAGCGGGTCAAGTTCGCGGTGCTCCGGCTGCGTCGCAAGCTCGGCTGGGCGAGTGACGCCTCGCCGATCGCGGCCGTTCGTGGCGTCGGCTACCGCTACCGGCCACCTGCCTGAGCCGGACCACGCCTCGACAGTCCTCGGATAGCCGTGACCCTTGACGGCGCTCTGAGAGCCGTTCTACGATCATTCTGATATATGAGTTGTGTATCATTACCGGCATTCAGGAGCCCAGCATGACCATCAGTCCTCCCAGCTCGACCGCTGTTGCGTCCGTGGCGACCGCCGCCCCCGCAGCGACGACCAACGTGCTCACGCTCTCGTGCCAGGAGCGCCCGGGGATCATGCAGGCGGTCACGAGCTTCCTCTACGACCGCGGGTTCGACATCCTCGAGCACCAGCAGCACGACGACCGGATGGGGGAGCTGTTCTTCCTCCGGACCGCGTTCGCCTCCGCCGACGGGGCCGACGTCGACGAGCTCACCGCCGCTTTCGGGCCGATCGCGGACCGCTTCGGGATGTCGTTCACCTTCCACGACGAGCGCAAGCCGCGGCTGCTGGTGATGGTCTCCAAGTTCGGCCACTGCCTCAACGACCTCATCTTCCGGTGGCGTGGCGGGACCCTGGGTGGCGAGATCGCCGTCGTCGCGTCCAACCACGAGGACCTCCGCCCGATGGCGGAGGCGGCCGGGCTCGAGTTCGTCCACATCCCGATCACCTCGGAGACCAAGCCGCAGGCCGAGCAGCGCATGCTCGACCTGGTTGACGAGTACGAGATCGACCTGGTCGTGCTCGCCCGCTACATGCAGATCCTCTCCGACGGCCTGTGCCGCCAGCTCGAGGGCCGCGCGATCAACATCCACCACTCGTTCCTGCCCGGCTTCAAGGGCGCCAAGCCCTACCACCAGGCGCACGAGCGCGGTGTGAAGCTTGTCGGGGCCACCGCCCACTACGTCACCGCAGACCTCGATGAGGGGCCCATCATCGAGCAGGAGGTCAACCGGGTCGACCACACGTACACCCCCCAGGCTCTGGCCAACGTGGGTCAGGACGCCGAGTGCCTCGCGCTCTCGCGTGCTGTCCGCTGGCACTGCGAGCACCGCGTCCTCATGCACGGCTCCAGCACCGTCGTGTTCCGCTGACCACCCACCCGAACCACCCCGAAAACACGGAGAAGCTCATGCCATCGTCCCGCAGCACCGTCTCGCCCCGCACAGTCATCATCGGCGCCGGCATCGTCGGCACGAACCTCGCGGACGAACTCGTGTCGCGCGGGTGGTCCGACATCACGGTCATCGAACAGGGCCCGCTCAGCCTGCCCGGCGGCTCGACCTCGCACGCCCCCGGTCTCGTCTTCCAGATCAACCCGTCGAAGACGATGACCCTGTTCGCCAAGTACACCGTGGAGAAGTTCATGGGCCTGGAGAAGGACGGCCTGAACTGCTTCAACCAGGTCGGTGGTCTCGAGGTCGCGACCACCGAGGCCCGCGTCGCGGAGCTCTACCGCAAGCTCGGCTACGCGAAGTCCTGGGGGATCGATGCCCGGGTCATCGGTCCCGCCGAGTGCAAGGACCTCTACCCGCACATCGACGAGTCGCAGGTCCTCGCCGGCCTGCACATTCCGAGCGACGGCCTCGCCCGGGCGGCTCGTGCGGTGGACCTGCTCATCGAGCGTACGCAGGCAGCCGGCGTCACCTACCTCGAGCACACCGCGGTGACCGGTGTCCTCCAGGAGGGCGGCCGGGTCACGGGCGTCGAGACCACGAACGGTGTCGTCGAGGCCGACATCGTCGTCTCCTGCGCCGGCTTCTGGGGTGTCGAGGTGGGGAAGATGGCGGGCACGGACGTGCCGCTCCTCCCGCTCGCCCACCAGTTCATCAAGACCACGCCGGTCCCGGTCCTGGCCGGCAAGCACGACCAGCCCGACGGCGCGACCCTGCCGATCCTGCGTCACCAGGACCAGGACCTCTACTTCCGGGAGTGGGGGGAGGTCTACGGGATCGGCTCCTACGCCCACAAGCCGATGCCGTACGCCGCCTCCGATCTCGGCCCGACCCCGGAGCACGTCGACCACGACAACATGCCGTCCCGGCTCGACTTCACGCCCGAGGACTTCGAGGGCCCGTGGGACGAGTGCCGCAAGCTGCTCCCGTGCCTGCAGGAGGCGGAGATCGCGGAGTCGTCGTTCAACGGCATCTTCTCGTTCACGCCCGACGGTGGGTCGCTCGTGGGCGAGTCCCGCGAGGTCGACGGCTTCTGGGTGGCCGAGGCCGTCTGGGTCACCCACTCCGCGGGTGTCGCCCGCGCGGTCGCCGAGGTGCTGACCACGGGACGCTCGGAGTACGACCTCGCCGACCTCGAGCTCAACCGGTTCGAGGAGACGCAGCTGGCCCCGGCGTACGTCAGCGAGACCTCGCAGCAGAACTTCGTCGAGATCTACGACATCCTGCACCCGCTGCAGCCCAAGGAGTCGCCGCGCGACATCAGGGTCAGCCCGTTCCACGCCCGTCAGGTCGAGCTCGGTGCCTTCTTCCTGGAGGCCGGGACCTGGGAGCGGCCGCACTGGTACGAGGCCAACGCGGCCCTGCTGGACGAGCTGCCGGAGGAGTGGAAGTCGCCGACCCGCGACGACTGGTCGGCGCGCTACTACTCGCCGATCGCGGCGGTCGAGGCGTGGAAGACCCGCACCGCGGTGGCCATGTACGACATGACGCCGCTGCGCCGTCTCGAGGTCTCCGGTCCCGGCGCCGAGACGCTGCTGCAGCGGCTCACCACCGGTGACGTGAGCAAGAAGCCCGGTGCGGTGACCTACACCCTGTTCCTCGACGAGCAGGGCGGGATCAAGAGCGACATCACCGTCGCCCGCCTGGAGGACGAGCTCTACCAGGTCGGCGCCAACGGTCCGGTCGACCTGGCCTACCTCCGTCGCGAGGCGCGCAAGCTGCGGGCCGAGGACCCCGCTCTCACCGCCGAGGTCCGCGACACCACCGGTGGCACCTGCTGCATCGGCCTGTGGGGTCCGCTGGCCCGGGACCTGATCGCCAAGGTGAGCGCGGACGACTTCACCAACGACGGTCTGAAGTACTTCCGCGGCAAGCGGGCCACGATCGGCGGGATCCCGGTGACCGCGCTGCGGCTGTCGTACGTCGGTGAGCTCGGCTGGGAGATCTACGCCTCCGCCGAGAACGGCCAGAAGCTGTGGGACGTCCTCTGGGAGGCAGGCCAGGAGCACGGCGTCATCGCTGCCGGGCGGGCCGCGTTCGGCGCGCTCCGCCTGGAGAAGGGCTACCGGTCCTGGGGTGCCGACATGACCACCGAGCACGACCCGTACGAGGCCGGCGTCGGCTTCGCGGTGAAGACCGCGAAGGAGGACTTCGTCGGCAAGGCCGCGCTCGAGGGCCGCTCGGTGGAGACCTCGGCTCGCCGCCTGCGCTGCCTCACCATCGACGACGGTAAGTCCATGGTGCTCGGCAAGGAGCCCGTGCTGTCGGGGGAGACCGCGGTCGGGTACGTCACGAGCGCTGCCTACGGGTTCACGATCGGCAAGCCGATCGCCTACGCCTACCTTCCGGCGGAGATCGGGGAGGGCGACCAGGTCGAGATCGAGTACTTCGGGCAGCGGATCCCGGCGACGGTCACCCCGGAGCCGCTCTTCGACCCGAGCATGAGCCGCCTGCGGGGCTGATCCGACGGATCGAGATCGGGCGCCGGCCGGGTGGGCCGGCGCCCGATCGCCTTGTTGTGGAGAAACGCGGTCAGAGGACCCGACGGATCTCGGTCGCGAAGCTGTCGACGTGCTCGCGGGTCAGCCGCTCGGCGCGCTCGGCGTCGCCGTCGGCGATGGCATCGAGGAGCTGCGCGTGCTCGCAGATGTGGGACGCCAGGTCCGGGACCTTGTCGACGACCAGGCACCAGATCCGGGTGGCCAGGTTGTCGTACCTGATCAGGACGTCCTCGAGGTGCTTGTTGCCCGTCGCGCGGTAGATCATCCGGTGCACCGACATGTCGAGGCGCATCAGCGTGGGCCGGTCGTCGCCGACCGCGTCGAGACCCCGGACCCTCTCCGCCATGGCGCGCAGCTCGGCTCGCATCGCGTCGGTCGCCGCCGTCGCGGCCCGGCCGGCGGCGAACGGCTCGAGCTGCTCGCGCAGATCGGAGATCGCGCCCAGCTCGGTGACGTCGACGGGTGTCGCGAACGTGCCGCGGCGCGGGTAGGAGACGACCAGGTGGTCGGTCTCCAGGCGCTTGAGCGCCTCGCGTACGGGTGTGCGTCCGAAGCCCAGGGAGTCCGCGAGCCGGCCGTCGTTGATCGGCTCGCCCGGCCTGATGTCGAGCATGATCAGCCGGTCCCGGATGCGCTCGTAGGCCGCGTACGCCAGCGAGGTCACGGGGCTGATCGCTGAGCCGCTCGTCAGCACGACGGGGGCAAGTACGTCGGTCATTCCATGTCACCGCTTTCTGATCTGGGCCGTTGACAGGTGTCTTCGCCACCAAGCATACTGGTGATCCGGAACTGATATATCAATCGTACTTCAAGAGTTTGGGAGCTCACCGTGGTTGACGTCCTGACTGCCTCGCTCGCGGACCTCGATCCCGAGGTTCGCGAGCAGATCGACGCCGAGCTGAGCCGCCAGCAGACGACGCTGGAGATGATCGCCTCGGAGAAC includes:
- a CDS encoding A24 family peptidase encodes the protein MHLEMAMIGTAGGALAAPWLRALVFRLSVPSDEPDRTRCLGCARVLVSDQLWRSRLSPTGRCPECRSRIGPRTGVVEGAAAALTGAVAGAIGPHPELLAFAFLALLAVPLAFIDVAVHRLPDRLTLRAYPILAGLLAVAALASGEPHRLLGVLAGGAVAGLGYLALVLIRPDQLGLGDAKLAGLLGLALGWWGLSAVVLACALAFVLSGILGLALLLTRRVKLDSALPLGPFLVAGAFAVLLGTTGW
- a CDS encoding GcvT family protein, whose translation is MPSSRSTVSPRTVIIGAGIVGTNLADELVSRGWSDITVIEQGPLSLPGGSTSHAPGLVFQINPSKTMTLFAKYTVEKFMGLEKDGLNCFNQVGGLEVATTEARVAELYRKLGYAKSWGIDARVIGPAECKDLYPHIDESQVLAGLHIPSDGLARAARAVDLLIERTQAAGVTYLEHTAVTGVLQEGGRVTGVETTNGVVEADIVVSCAGFWGVEVGKMAGTDVPLLPLAHQFIKTTPVPVLAGKHDQPDGATLPILRHQDQDLYFREWGEVYGIGSYAHKPMPYAASDLGPTPEHVDHDNMPSRLDFTPEDFEGPWDECRKLLPCLQEAEIAESSFNGIFSFTPDGGSLVGESREVDGFWVAEAVWVTHSAGVARAVAEVLTTGRSEYDLADLELNRFEETQLAPAYVSETSQQNFVEIYDILHPLQPKESPRDIRVSPFHARQVELGAFFLEAGTWERPHWYEANAALLDELPEEWKSPTRDDWSARYYSPIAAVEAWKTRTAVAMYDMTPLRRLEVSGPGAETLLQRLTTGDVSKKPGAVTYTLFLDEQGGIKSDITVARLEDELYQVGANGPVDLAYLRREARKLRAEDPALTAEVRDTTGGTCCIGLWGPLARDLIAKVSADDFTNDGLKYFRGKRATIGGIPVTALRLSYVGELGWEIYASAENGQKLWDVLWEAGQEHGVIAAGRAAFGALRLEKGYRSWGADMTTEHDPYEAGVGFAVKTAKEDFVGKAALEGRSVETSARRLRCLTIDDGKSMVLGKEPVLSGETAVGYVTSAAYGFTIGKPIAYAYLPAEIGEGDQVEIEYFGQRIPATVTPEPLFDPSMSRLRG
- a CDS encoding response regulator transcription factor; this translates as MTRILAIEDEPDIALALRMLFERGGYGFELATNGRVGLRTVHDVRPDLVVLDVGLPEMDGWTVLERVRDFADVPILMLTAHGEESEKVRGLRGGADDYLTKPFNNNELLARVEALLRRARATGRTADRIGSGVYDDGVVRIDRRIRQVEVEGRPVDLTRTEFRLLNVLVQHAGAVLSPSQLLEQVWDDPTGIAPERVKFAVLRLRRKLGWASDASPIAAVRGVGYRYRPPA
- a CDS encoding sensor histidine kinase: MKHARSVVVRIGLDGTWSVLSDAIIETLGYPPDIELPSGLRDSVHPDDVDTAADALRAVRARELPAARIDIRVLAADGRWREMDTVFYDMTDVEGVHAVIAYALDVTDQRAAERRSRTEGKRLRALVRQLDAAVLVEDEDGRTVLANETFARVFGRTSAEDWAGVDRTEILGAVARRCRERATVRAQLDDIATLRKACLGYALELVNGRCLSLDFVPIHDGDTDLGALWYFRDVTEIATTQHELRERNRVLTEAAELKNHFVAAVSHELRTPLTAVASFTEMLRDPASGSLTERQRTAVDAVVRNAERLTRLVDDLQLITQLERHTLPIHESAVDVSELVRLAVEDHRPEADRGGLTLTADIADGPPLTGDPTRLRQVLDNLLSNAVKFTMPQGSVAVRAGCEGSRWTIEVTDTGIGIPDEEVPAVTDTFIRGSNAVRRRLSGSGLGLAICKTITELHHGSLAVESTEDRGTTVRMAVPLKREAR
- the purU gene encoding formyltetrahydrofolate deformylase — encoded protein: MTISPPSSTAVASVATAAPAATTNVLTLSCQERPGIMQAVTSFLYDRGFDILEHQQHDDRMGELFFLRTAFASADGADVDELTAAFGPIADRFGMSFTFHDERKPRLLVMVSKFGHCLNDLIFRWRGGTLGGEIAVVASNHEDLRPMAEAAGLEFVHIPITSETKPQAEQRMLDLVDEYEIDLVVLARYMQILSDGLCRQLEGRAINIHHSFLPGFKGAKPYHQAHERGVKLVGATAHYVTADLDEGPIIEQEVNRVDHTYTPQALANVGQDAECLALSRAVRWHCEHRVLMHGSSTVVFR
- a CDS encoding GntR family transcriptional regulator, translated to MTDVLAPVVLTSGSAISPVTSLAYAAYERIRDRLIMLDIRPGEPINDGRLADSLGFGRTPVREALKRLETDHLVVSYPRRGTFATPVDVTELGAISDLREQLEPFAAGRAATAATDAMRAELRAMAERVRGLDAVGDDRPTLMRLDMSVHRMIYRATGNKHLEDVLIRYDNLATRIWCLVVDKVPDLASHICEHAQLLDAIADGDAERAERLTREHVDSFATEIRRVL